Genomic segment of Chelonia mydas isolate rCheMyd1 chromosome 11, rCheMyd1.pri.v2, whole genome shotgun sequence:
ACAAGTATTTTGGTTTCAAATGTTCAGGGattgtttaaaaacacacaaacttCTTTACTCAATAGTTATAAAAATTGAGAATGTTTCTACAATGGAGTCATTGTTGTGGCATAATGGttgatttttttcatgtaattTCTGTGTTGGGGATGAAAAGAAATGAATATCCCCACCAGAATTTCTGCAGTTATTCTTGTTCAGATTTACTTTATAGAAAAGTCAGAAGTAAATCTTCATTATTAGTTACGGACTCAAATGACATCTGTTTAAAATTTTGGGAGTTGACATCCAGTGTGTTTTCAGAATCCCTGAAGATTACAGCTGTCTTTGCTAAACTTTACCTAGACCGCCTCAAAAAACTTCTGCCTATACTGTGTAAAACCAAGTTACTAGTGTTGGTTGTAACTGTTAATATCatatttctttgtaaataaattattATAGTTGCCACAGTGTTCTCTGGGGGAGTGAATGGGATGACAGATGGCTCACAAGATAATCTGTATTAATGTGGTCCATACTATGGAAAAACAAGAACCTCTTGCAAGACATAAAGCCATGAAATAGCATCAGTTCTACTTATTTAGGACCAAATTATGTCCTCATTTGCACCAATGCACATTCATGGAAGACAGTAGATTTGAATGGCAGGTGCAAAGATCTGACTTTGGCCCTTATTTTACAACGTATCCTCTTTCACTTTATCCTGGTGTACAAGTTGCATTAAGAACTGTCGACTCTGTCCCAGCACAGTTTCCACTTTTGTATTTAACTCAGGATTAATTGGCATGACATTGCTGTTGCAGtgtatttaaaattttacatGTATGGGGTAATCTGATTCCTTCAGTCtggtcactgttaaaaatagttACCCTTAGGCAGGCACTATCTCTGTGTATAAAAacttccatttctttctttctatgcTGAATTCTAAGTCTAGAGGGATTCCGCTGCATTAACAGACATTATCTCATGTGTTCCCTATTGTTTGTTGTTCATGGGCAGGACAATGTAGCAgctaatatttcaaaattctaaACACTTAAGTTTCTGTATTCAGAGTGGTGTTTTATGGCCAACCCTTCTCATTTTATGAACTGAAACTGAAAACTTGTGCCAATGGAAAAACCCTGTGGTGTTGGAAATTCTGTTAAGCTGTTAATCCTTCAGTGTCTTGGGTTTTTCTCCTGTATATTGTATATGTGAGACTGATATCCCTTTAGCTTACATAACACTTCTTTTCCTTCATGTTATAAGACAAAACTGCCCAGCCATTGAATTCAGCATAAAAGAAATCTAGTTCCAAGCAAAAGGCGAAATGTTAAGTGCAAGGCCACTGATATTGCACCTTATTTAGAGATGGTTGAATACTATGTTTGAGGGAATAGGGCACTTACATTTTTTAACTGAGATTTTATTTTGTGTGCTGCATACAGGAGGAAAtgatatttttcaattttattatatttgtacTACAGTGTCCCACGGCTGAGACTGGGGTCCCATGGTGCTAAGCGCTGTGCGTGGAATGACAATTCCTGTACCAAAGCGTGTTCAGTCTAACTAGATCAGACAAAGGGTGGGCGGAAGAATTATTATCCATATTTTATCGCTGGGGAGGTAAAAGCACAGCGAGATGAGGTAACTTGGCCACAGTCACAAAGGACAGctatggcagggctggggatggaaCCAGTCCCAGTCTGGTGTTTTAGCAAGAAGACCATCCGTCCCCTTTTGTTAGGGTTCTTCCTCTGTTTATTTGTGGCTCTCTTTTGCCAGCCTTGTAACGTTTCTATCATGTAGGTTCAGTACAACTGAACTGCTTGTCTTTATTTCTATATAACTTAATTTCAATCCCTGAAGTCAAATGCTACTATAAACGGCCAAGTTGGACAAAGGTACCCTCATGCTATCTCCAAGTCTGTATTTTCACATACTGAAAAAGAttgcattttatttctgcatATCACTTGATTCTCAAgggtaaatatatattttgctgCTACCTACTACATCTGATAACTCTTAGACTAaaaattaagcagtttttcttctTGACCCATTGAATGTTGTCTAACACATTCATTGTGCCTTGTTTTCTGCAATGGAACAGAGGCAAATCCACTCTGGTTCCCCTCTTGCAGAATTAACACTCCAGTATTCGCGCTGCAGAAGTAACACTGTGTATGTCAGTCAGTTGGCGGGGCTGCAAGGTGATGTGGACAGTGGTCCTGGCAAAATGTGTCTGCCTTCTGCCTGACAGGAAGGATGGCACTTGGCTAGCAGAAAGGCCTGTCCAAAGTGGTATAGCTGTGACAGACTTGATGCTAGTCTGATGTGGCTGTTAGCCTGTTTTGAAGATCCAAACAAATTAATGGGGCTTTCAACAGCTGTTTGTAGAAGCAGAAAATACATTAGTAACTAGAAACTTCTGGAGTAAAATAATCTTAGGGAATCTGAGAATTTTAGTCTGGGAATTCTAGCCACTCTATTTCTGCTGGTACAGAACAGGACCCGTCTTCTTCAAAATCTCTTTCAATGTTAATGTTCTGTATTGGTTAGTAGAGAACATTCTGCTGATCATTTTCTAGTGTTTTACACGTTATTGGTACTCTTCTGGCTAGGTATGCGTCTCTGTGGAAAGGATGTCTGACGCTTTACACAGGAAGAGGAGGCGAGCTACAGAAAATTGGGGAGTAAGTATCACGCTTTGTACGCGTCTGTTGTACTTGGTCAAGCATTGTCCTTGACAGTGGGTCGTGGGAAGTGTAAACCAGTGTGGGTCTCATTAGGAGGatttgatgggggaaaaaaaaaagcaaaatggagATTTAGTACTGTTACCAGTCTTCGCTCTAACAGAGGCCAATAGGTTGCTTGCTCCTGTCAGTGGTTATATGGTTGGTTGTGGCAAAGAGCAGTAGGCCATGGGCCTGTTTCACTGGAGCATGCTCGGAAGGGAGGGTATCTACTGGACTTTGGCCGCCATTCTCTGTAGGTACAATCTGCCAACGGTTTTACAGAACAGACGAGTTCCTGGTATAAAACCTCTCTTCTTGGGTTAGCACACTCGTGTTCAAGGACTTGCAGCATTGAAAACTTGgaatcctctgtttatccacaggcTAGGTACAGTGCAGGCAGCTGCAATGCGAGCTTACACACACTGCAGTGATCATGAGTTCCACCCTGTTGTGCAAAAGGGATCatcctcccagcctccctccctgctgtcctGTGGGTCGTAAGGATAGGAGTACAGTGTGTAAAATGAGCTAAGCAATTAATTCTGCTCTGCTCTCTTAGCTCACTTTGAATAATCTGTTTGTTTTGAGGCCTTATTTTAAGTCCTGTGTCAAATTGATCACAGGATGAGCAACATGATGGTGAAGAAAGGTTAAGAGAATTTGAGACAGGAGCAAACATCATTCTCTTAGACTGTTAAAGGTTGCTGTAAAGAAGCAAGAGATCAGCTATTCCTTATTCAACAAGAACAAATGCAAGTGACAAGCTTAAGATGCAGCCAGAAAAATACTTGATGAAGGACCTATTTCTTTTTGATTAGGCGAATGATTCTGAAATGTCCCCACTAGAGAGGGTTTACTTGTCTTATCAAAACATCTCAGAGCTCAAGtgattgcccagggccccattatgctaggtgctgtacaaacatagaataaaAAGACAGCCACAGCCCCCAACACCTTAGAGGTTTGAGGACTTGACACCCCATCTACTGGATGGTTCAAGAATAACAAAGTCCAGTTAGGTGCGATGCAAAGGAATACACTGGAGGGTCCCTTTCAGGCCAAATGATTCGGCCCCCTCTGTACAACTTTTGAACGGGTGTTGCTCTATAACAGGCTTGGATTAAGGTGAAATCCTTATCTTGACTTTTCTTCATTCTGGCCCACAGCATGGGTATGGACCAGCTGCCAGTTTGAGTGGTTTGGGACAGCAATTTTACCTCACAAAGTTCTATGATCCcagtctctcctcttcctccccaccccctatttACATGCCATAGTCAATAGGTCTATTCCCTCACTCGGTGCCGCTAAGTGGAAAAGGACAATATGAATTTTAGTATCCCCCTGAAATTCTTGAACTCCTCTTTAATGTTAATAGGGTGCTAGGCAGGCATACCAGGTGTTCTGCCTGCTTGACTGAAATAACCTGAGCAAGGAAACATGACATCTTAGGTCTCGATCCTTCAAAAGAATCAAAGAGCCATCCTGGTCTCTTGTGCTTTGGAGGGGCTCCCTTTGTCGGATTGGAGCCTGGTTTACTTATGTCTTAGTAATGTGGAGGTACAAAGTGTCCATTCCctttggaaaaactgaaaaactcTCTCCTAACTCCTTATGAAAAACTGTTCTGTTGCTCTCCTCACgctcttgttttcttttcaggtTTTGTATGGTATACTCGGAAGTGCCAAACTTCAGTGAGCCCAGCTCAGACCAACAGCTTGGGCAGCACAACAAGCTGGTATGTTAAACTTCCTGGGGTTCTCTTGCATAAAATATTCTTTGATCTGAGTACTTCAGGCTAGTAAGATTTCTGGCTTTTAAAATGGTGCTCAAGGAAGCACATGGAAGACATAGAGAAAAATGGCAATGATGTGGTAAATAACTGTAGGAGAGTGGTGAGGGGATCTCATGTGTATCTGGTACAAAAACATGTGCAACAAATTCAGTTCCTCTCTGTAACACAAGGAAGTTTCTGTGTCTGACCCATATTTTTTCTCTATATTTTTCTGAAGGCACAGGGTGAACAGAATAATAGTTCTTCATCAAGTAATTTGGGTACTTATACTTTCGGGCCAGTGggtaagtttttgttttattttgtggaaGTGAAAGAACGAGAAACACTTTAAACTCTTAGATTCATTCTTGTTTTTTCAGTGTTGAGAAACGTAGGGGTTTTACATTCTAGGGGCAAAATGTGGATTTCTGGCATTGAGCTAGGGCCAAATCCTACAAGCACTTTTGCACATTTGAAAGTAACTTTCCTCAAACCAATATTTCCATCATAAATGTGTTCAGGATTGGCCCTACTAGTAATTATTCAGGCAGGACTTTTCGCAGGTGCCTAAGTCACGTAAGAGCACACTTCACACTGACTTTGTTAATGTGACTCATGATCCTAAATCACgtaggtacttctgaaaattcaaCTCCCGGCTTTCAACACACTGCTGCTTATTGAATGTAAAGGGGCAGAACTAAACCCGACATGGTTTTAAATGTGCACTTAATACTTAACCAGAGGTAATTAGTCCTAATCTTGTGCTGCTCCACAGTGAACATTAAGTTGGGTTCAGTatgcgggtgctgggtggggttggtggcgtttgatatgcaggaggtcagacgagataatctggtggtcccttctggccttaaacgccGATTCTAAATAGTCACACGTTTCCTGGCGGGTTACTTCCTAAACTGGGAAGAATGGCAGAGACCTGAACTCTTATGCAGTAGGAAGATTAGAGTGTAAGGACAGGTGTGTGGCAGCACTGTACTGAAAGCAATTGTACTTCAATAAGAAAATGTGTCAGAGATCTTGGAGTGGGTGTTAAGCTCACTTGCACCTTTCCCCAGGGGGTTACCTAATGGGTGCACCCAATAATCAAACCCTAGTCGTGTGTATCCAAGAGTTGTTGCTGGCAGCGAATTGTCTGAGCTCAAACTGATACGATCGACAAGACCGGTGACGTTTCTCAGTGACTGTCAGTTTTCTCTTTGGGAGCAGATTTTCACTTCTCCCATCTCACTTCTTTGAGTCCTTTCCGCTCCTTCAAGTATAAAAACTTCTGCTGAGCAAATAAGGGTGGTACTCTGAAGCCAATTTTTGGTTGCCTTAATACCAGGGTGGGGCAAGTCCTCTGTCAGCCTAATTGCTGGGTCGCCACCTACTCATGACCCAGTCATTTTGGGTGGTGGACTGTCCTGATTCCATTGCATTCGCACTTATATTTTGAGACCTGCTTCTTTCCTTGATTCTCATTATCCTTCTTCCGGCTTCTGTGCAATCTTtaattttctctcccctccccccccccccccaaaccctccatACTGTTTTTGCCTTCTCAGCCTTCATGTGTTTTGTCCCAAGCATTGTACCAGCTGTCACTCCCTACAGCGGCTTCACACAagactgttttttctctctctctctctctctctctctctctctctctgtgtttggtgggatggggtgggacgAGTGCTGTACTGACTGCTTTCCTTCTGCTCTTTCTGGTGTTACttccctccgtccctccctccaAGAATGCAATGCCACATCATAGCAGCACGAACTGCCTGCAGCCTTCTTGCTTCAGTCATCGCTGCGGAGCTACTGTTGGAAAAAGCTGGCTGTGATTTGGAGTTCTGAGGTCTCCTGACTTTGCTCCCCATCCTAAAGCTCAGTGTTATGTAGTTATGTAGTAGCCATGCAGAATGCGAAGGCTGTTTGCACAGAAGAGCAGTGATTTCAAAGTGTGGAACTTGTGATTAAAATTTTACTGTCTTTTTAGGAAATGGTTTGCAAACGGGACCTGAATCCAGTGGATTCCCATTGGCCTACAATCATGCCCACTCCTATGCAGGCACTGGGAGAGCCAATGGACGAGGACCTGTAAATCCACCAATCCCAGCATCTAATAATATTCAGCCCCTTCTAACCGCAGTAAATAATGGGAGGGACCCACGCAGAGCCTTTAAAAGATGACTGTGCCAAATGTGGTTGTACAACTTGCTTAAACTATACACCCGACTTGAACACTGAATGCACTTTTATTTATGGTTAACTGTGAAGAAGTTTGTCCTTTGTTagtgtttttttctttatggTCTAtggagtgaagtgacttgccttcTTCAAGAAAACGTGGTGAAGCTGCTTACATCTCagaaattgggggggaggggggggtattTGAGAGCCCGGGTAAAAGTGTGAATTCAACTggggtgaatttttaaaaaatgggagcaAATTTTAGTTGGATAttaattttggggttttttttggttgctcTGTTTCTTCTGATAGCCATATAGCCTTAAGGGGTCTATCATGTCCAATAGTTCATATATGTGACTTCCGTGAGggctaatgggaattgtgtgagtGTACTGAGGGGCTGAGATGCCCTACGCAGTCAGGTCTCCTGTTTAAAACGGAAATGACCTGCTAAAGCAATAAGTGCCCCCAAATTGGTCAATGTCAGCAGCTAGTAGCGCTGCTTAAATCAAAGGATGGGTAACTCTAAGAGATTTCAGTTGGCTACGGTAAAGAGACGTTGAGTGACTGAACAGTAATCGCTTAGCTTTTGTTGCCAAAAAGTGTAAATTATTTTTCCTGCTATAGTATCTCTTTAAAGAAGAAAGTCATCCCTAATATGCCAAACAGTCCTCAAGGAAAGCTGCAACCATTTGGCACACAAGGTAAATAATAGGAGGGAAAGTTCTAAATTACAAAGGCCATTTCTTACTGTCCTTGTGGTGGCTTCAGTCTTGATGAAAAGTAACTTTGTGCTTTTCCTGAATTGTGGAAACTCCAAAGTCACCAGTAGAGAACAACGTGCCAAGGATTCTGCTGTTCACAGGTTTAAGGCTATACATCTAACTCTTCAGGAAGATGGCCACCACCTTTTGAAT
This window contains:
- the NABP1 gene encoding SOSS complex subunit B2 translates to MSMANDTYHFIQDIKPGLKNLNVVFIVLEIGRVTKTKDGHEVRSCKVADKTGSITISVWDEIGSLIQPGDIIRLTKGYASLWKGCLTLYTGRGGELQKIGEFCMVYSEVPNFSEPSSDQQLGQHNKLAQGEQNNSSSSSNLGTYTFGPVGNGLQTGPESSGFPLAYNHAHSYAGTGRANGRGPVNPPIPASNNIQPLLTAVNNGRDPRRAFKR